A region from the Oncorhynchus tshawytscha isolate Ot180627B linkage group LG26, Otsh_v2.0, whole genome shotgun sequence genome encodes:
- the LOC112252016 gene encoding muscleblind-like protein 2 isoform X12, which produces MLAQQMHFMIPGTSMQPVPAFNVTQGLGTSPGLSYSPYLTPMTSMSHGMSLIPTELLPNTPVMVPGSPPVTLQSSNSSSSSPSQKLLRIDKLEVCREFQRGTCARGETDCRFAHPSDSPMIDTSDNTVTVCMDYIKSRCSREKCKYFHPPAHLQAKIKSSQHQVNHTAVAAQAAAAAMTQSTAKAMKRTFEATVDLQAFPYGCLQPLPKRPALEKNHGASSFFNPSMLHYQQALANAQLQQTAAFYPTGSVFCMSPATGVVPMMYSATPATVSAATTPATSVPYAATAPANQIILK; this is translated from the exons ATGCTGGCCCAGCAGATGCACTTCATGATCCCAGGCACGAGCATGCAGCCTGTA CCTGCGTTCAATGTCACCCAGGGGCTTGGTACGAGCCCAGGTCTCAGCTACTCTCCTTACCTTACACCCATGACCTCCATGAGCCATGGGATGAGCCTGATACCCACGGAACTGCTCCCCAACACCCCAGTCATGGTCCCTGGAAGCCCCCCAGTCACACTCCAGAGCTCAAActcgtcctcctcttccccctcacaGAAGCTATTGCGCATCGACAAACTGGAG GTGTGTCGTGAGTTCCAGCGGGGGACCTGTGCGCGAGGCGAGACGGACTGCCGCTTCGCCCACCCCAGCGACAGCCCCATGATCGACACCAGTGACAACACGGTCACCGTCTGCATGGACTACATCAAGTCGCGCTGCTCCAGGGAGAAGTGCAAGTACTTCCACCCCCCTGCACACTTACAGGCCAAAATCAAATCCTCTCAACACCAGGTCAACCATACGGCTGTTGCAGCCCAGGCAGCAGCTGCAGCCATG ACTCAGTCGACTGCCAAAGCAATGAAGCGAACCTTCGAGGCAACTGTAGACCTG CAGGCATTCCCTTATGGCTGCCTGCAGCCCCTACCAAAGAGACCAGCACTGGAGAAGAACCACGGGGCCAGCTCCTTCTTCAACCCCAGTATGTTGCACTACCAGCAGGCTCTGGCCAATGCACAGCTCCAGCAGACAGCTGCGTTCTATCCCACAG GGTCAGTGTTTTGCATGTCTCCTGCTACCGGCGTTG TACCCATGATGTACAGTGCTACGCCTGCTACTGTCTCTGCAGCAACTACTCCTGCCACAAGTGTTCCCTACGCAGCAACAGCACCAGCCAATCAG ATCATCCTCAAGTAA